The Flavobacterium faecale genome has a segment encoding these proteins:
- a CDS encoding sugar phosphate isomerase/epimerase family protein, which yields MTTRREFITKSACAAGILPLSSFCLPSIFDFADNDSLDVSIFSKHLQFLDYKATGEMAAEMGFSGVDLTVRPGGHVLPERVRTDLPLAIAAIKKSGIHCNLITTAIESVNNPLDMEVLKCASEAKVQVYRTNWYKYKDGMSMQDSLLFYQEEVRKLGQINKELGLIGSYQNVDGIAIGSSFWEVDTILQTVDQKYFGAQYDIRHALAEGGNSWENGFRLLHDKIKVIVLKDFKWGIVNGKWQAINVPVGEGMVDFTTYFKLLKKHHLKPPVSLHIEYDLGGAEQGKEIITVDKKVVFDAIKKDLVTIQKLWKEA from the coding sequence ATGACAACAAGACGAGAATTTATTACAAAATCTGCCTGTGCTGCAGGAATATTACCTTTATCGAGCTTTTGCTTACCTAGTATTTTTGATTTTGCTGATAATGATTCCCTTGATGTTAGTATATTTTCTAAACACCTTCAGTTTTTAGATTATAAAGCCACTGGTGAAATGGCGGCCGAAATGGGATTCTCCGGTGTTGATTTAACCGTTCGTCCAGGTGGTCACGTACTCCCAGAGCGTGTACGCACAGATTTGCCATTAGCTATTGCTGCCATTAAAAAAAGCGGCATCCATTGTAATTTGATTACAACGGCTATTGAAAGTGTCAATAATCCCCTTGATATGGAGGTCTTAAAATGTGCTTCGGAGGCAAAAGTACAGGTCTACCGTACCAATTGGTACAAGTACAAAGATGGTATGTCTATGCAAGATTCGCTACTTTTCTACCAAGAAGAAGTCCGAAAGCTAGGCCAGATAAATAAAGAACTTGGTCTTATAGGTAGTTATCAAAATGTAGACGGAATTGCAATAGGTTCTTCTTTTTGGGAAGTCGATACGATTCTACAAACGGTTGATCAAAAATATTTTGGCGCTCAATATGACATTAGACACGCTTTAGCTGAGGGAGGGAATTCATGGGAAAACGGATTTAGATTATTACATGATAAAATCAAAGTCATCGTTTTAAAAGATTTTAAGTGGGGAATTGTAAACGGGAAATGGCAGGCCATTAATGTGCCAGTAGGAGAGGGAATGGTGGATTTTACTACCTATTTCAAATTACTAAAAAAACACCACCTAAAACCTCCAGTTTCTTTGCATATCGAATATGATTTGGGAGGAGCTGAACAAGGAAAAGAAATCATTACTGTAGACAAAAAAGTAGTTTTTGACGCCATCAAAAAAGACTTGGTAACCATTCAAAAACTATGGAAAGAAGCTTAA